The Halocalculus aciditolerans nucleotide sequence GGCTACCCGATGGACGCGGTAGTGAGAGGGTAACGAGACGGGGTGCGACGAAAAAGGATTATCGCGTGTTGTATCGTGGGTTAAGTTCGTCGATGAGCGCGGATTCGACGCGCATCCGGCCGGCTTTCCCGTCCTCGATACCGTCGACGTACTTCACGGCGGTTCGCTCCCAGACGTCGGTGGCGTCGATGTCGATGCTGTCGTCGTTTTCGACGAACGCCTTAATTTGGCTCCCCGTCCGCGTGTTGTAGTGGTCGTTGAGGCGGCTGACCAGCCACTTCGCCTCGCCGACGTAGAGACACTCACCGGATTCCGTGTCGTAGATTCCGTAGACGACGCTTCGGGCGTGCTCCTGTGGGTCTTTCTCGATGAATTCGTCGACGGCATCTCGGAGGTCCGTGCTCGACCCGCCGAAGTCGTCCAACGTCATTGGTGAACGCCACGACCGGTGGTGACTACAACGTTCCGGGGACGAGTCGCTTCCCAGTCAGTCGGCGCTGGGGGGGCCGGTGCCGTCGATTCGCTGGCGGAGGTAGCGCTGGACGTGTCGCCATTTGACGAGGAGGAAGCCGGCGAGGATGGCGGCGAAGCCGTAGACGGTGGAGGGCGCGAGGGATTCGTCGAGG carries:
- a CDS encoding GIY-YIG nuclease family protein, whose amino-acid sequence is MTLDDFGGSSTDLRDAVDEFIEKDPQEHARSVVYGIYDTESGECLYVGEAKWLVSRLNDHYNTRTGSQIKAFVENDDSIDIDATDVWERTAVKYVDGIEDGKAGRMRVESALIDELNPRYNTR